The genome window AATTTGAAAATTTGTAAAATAAACTAACTAATAAATCGGCAAATTAAATTTGGAGCATAGTACGTGGCGCTTTGCTCTATGCTCCATGCGCTATGCACATTGTTGTCCGGCCAGGGCTCGAACCTGGACTCTTCTGGACCAAAACCAGACGTGTTGCCAGTTACACCACCGGACAAGATTATTTGGTGATTTTTTGATTTAGAGATCTGGTGATTTTCAGACCGCAAATATAAGCTAAATTTAGATGATTTAAAAAAAATAAATGAAAATTGTATGAAATATACGATGGAAATATACGAATTTTGTATAATGAAAATACTAACTTCAAAACAGATCAGGGAAGCAGATGCTTATACCATTGCACATGAACCTATTGCTTCAATAGATTTGATGGAGCGGGCATCGGCATCCTTTGTGAAATGGTTTGTTGATCACTTTCACAAACAAAAAGCGATCAAAATATTTTGCGGTTTGGGCAATAATGGCGGAGATGGACTGGCTGTAGGGAGAATGCTTCTTGAAAAAAATTATAAAGTCGAGGTTTTTGCTATAAGACATAGTGATGTTACCTCTGAAGATTTTACAGTTAATGAACAGCGATTATCTAACCTTACTGGTATCAAAAATATCTATCCCGGTAAAAACCTTCCCTCTATCAGCAAAAATAATGTAGTCATTGACGCTGTTTTTGGCTCAGGGCTGACCAGGCCTGTAAAAGGGTTGTGCGGAGAGGTGATCCAACATATCAATAAATCCAAATGTACGGTTGTTGCCATAGATATAGCTTCGGGGCTTTACTGTGATGAATTGAACAATGATAAAAATATAGTTCATGCCACTCACACAGTATCATTTCAAAATCCTAAATTGTCTCTCCTGCTGCCGCAAAATGAAGTATATACAGGAGATTGGCATCTTGTGCCGATTGGCCTGGATGAAGGTTTTATTGAAAGCATGGATACCAACAATTATTACATTGACAGGTACCTGGTAAAAAAAATTGTTAAACGCAGGGCAAAGTTTTCTCATAAAGGCACCTTTGGCCATGCCCTTCTGATCACAGGAAGTTATGGAAAGATGGGGGCTGCACTACTAGCTGCAAAGGCA of Cytophagales bacterium contains these proteins:
- a CDS encoding NAD(P)H-hydrate dehydratase, yielding MKILTSKQIREADAYTIAHEPIASIDLMERASASFVKWFVDHFHKQKAIKIFCGLGNNGGDGLAVGRMLLEKNYKVEVFAIRHSDVTSEDFTVNEQRLSNLTGIKNIYPGKNLPSISKNNVVIDAVFGSGLTRPVKGLCGEVIQHINKSKCTVVAIDIASGLYCDELNNDKNIVHATHTVSFQNPKLSLLLPQNEVYTGDWHLVPIGLDEGFIESMDTNNYYIDRYLVKKIVKRRAKFSHKGTFGHALLITGSYGKMGAALLAAKACLRSGAGLLTMHIPKCGYEIVQTALPEAMVTVDDSNDYFTTIPEIEKYSAIGIGPGLGMDKLTQKALSQLIQKSSKPLVIDADAINIIGKNKDIFRQIPANSIFTPHPKEFERVARIVNPSRPANDYERLDLLRTFAAKTKSFIVLKGAHTCIATPDCDCYFNSTGNPGMATAGSGDVLTGIITGLLAQGYSPFEAAILGIYLHGLAGDIAAKKFGKEAMIASDMVKMLGNAYKEIYF